The Terriglobales bacterium sequence AGCGGCGCGCAGGTAAGAAAAGAAGGAGAGAAGTGGACGCTCATTCTCGTCCGCGAGCTTCGTCATTCGCCGGAAATGGTCTGGCAGGCTCTCACCGATCCCGCGCACCTGCGCGAGTGGGCGCCGTTCGACGCCGATGGCCGTCTCGACACCGTTGGTGCCACCGTAAAACTCACCTGGGTAGGGACACCGCAATCGATGGAAACGACCGTGACACGTGCCGACGCTCCCCACGTGCTTGAGTACAACGATATCCGTTGGAATCTCGAGCCGC is a genomic window containing:
- a CDS encoding SRPBCC family protein, which produces MTDPHPYTPGPASGAQVRKEGEKWTLILVRELRHSPEMVWQALTDPAHLREWAPFDADGRLDTVGATVKLTWVGTPQSMETTVTRADAPHVLEYNDIRWNLEPLANGTRLTLWHNIDRRFISWGAAGWHISLDVLDRLLAGKPIQRIVGPDAMKFEGWQRLNADYARQFGVEMPKW